One segment of Verrucomicrobiota bacterium DNA contains the following:
- a CDS encoding DUF3096 domain-containing protein, with product MTLAFSPIVALIAVTLSPLVSLIAGILILIVPRLLSFIVAIYLIVIGLLGLLHM from the coding sequence ATGACCCTCGCCTTCTCCCCAATTGTGGCCCTGATTGCTGTTACGCTCTCACCTTTGGTCTCTCTGATCGCCGGGATTTTGATCCTGATTGTGCCCCGGTTGCTTAGCTTTATCGTGGCGATTTATCTGATTGTGATCGGCCTGCTCGGGTTGCTCCACATGTGA
- a CDS encoding MFS transporter, giving the protein MPALNYASAPAKTRLLLVYGLGGFAMNLTNLVMSQWLYERYVVEGVLAASTFAILLLAGRLTDAFSDPLIAFWTDNLRTRYGRRLPFLRWGTGPFALACVLLWTPPVTLDPAGRTLYAFVVTQFYFLMYGLVITPYLALLPELLVDQRDRLNLTTAQSTAALAGTLSFALTGAVLQAGGYGAIALMLAAGVVISFLPAAFTLRESEARTSTAPAGLREFPRWLGQGLRNTDFHPLLAATSLFWFGLNLILMLVPRLVQEQLHAPPGAVTLVMLPFIGVNLIGFFICNGLAKRIGPHRCFTGALLLAGLEFPLFGVCGRLLPGLASAQIVAALAALPAAGFAVLPFALLAEVIDRDAKRSGYHREALYFGVQAIFQKSAIGLSVVAFAWIQANHYGLVLVSLLAGVACGLAGGIYGWATLRRARL; this is encoded by the coding sequence GTGCCTGCCCTTAATTACGCTTCAGCCCCTGCAAAAACGCGGCTGCTCCTGGTTTACGGCCTGGGCGGTTTTGCCATGAACCTGACGAATCTGGTCATGTCGCAGTGGCTTTACGAGCGGTACGTCGTCGAGGGCGTACTCGCAGCTTCCACCTTTGCAATCCTTCTTCTCGCCGGGCGCTTGACCGACGCATTTTCCGATCCCCTCATCGCTTTCTGGACGGATAACCTGAGGACCCGGTACGGCCGCCGGCTTCCCTTTCTGCGTTGGGGCACCGGCCCGTTTGCCCTGGCCTGCGTGTTGCTCTGGACGCCGCCCGTAACCCTCGATCCTGCCGGGCGCACCCTCTACGCGTTCGTTGTTACCCAGTTTTATTTTCTCATGTACGGGCTGGTGATTACCCCCTACCTGGCGCTTCTGCCAGAACTTTTGGTGGATCAGCGTGACCGCCTTAATCTGACCACCGCACAATCGACCGCGGCCCTGGCCGGCACCCTCTCTTTCGCCTTGACCGGCGCGGTCCTGCAGGCTGGCGGCTACGGGGCGATAGCCTTGATGCTCGCCGCCGGCGTGGTCATCTCTTTCTTGCCCGCAGCTTTTACTCTGCGCGAATCGGAGGCACGCACCAGCACGGCGCCCGCCGGTCTGAGAGAGTTTCCCCGCTGGTTAGGGCAAGGACTCAGGAATACGGATTTCCACCCGCTCCTGGCCGCCACGTCTCTTTTCTGGTTCGGCCTGAACCTGATCCTGATGCTTGTCCCACGGCTGGTTCAGGAGCAGTTGCACGCACCCCCGGGCGCCGTAACCCTGGTGATGCTGCCCTTTATCGGGGTGAACCTGATCGGGTTTTTCATCTGCAACGGGCTGGCCAAGCGCATCGGACCGCACCGCTGTTTCACGGGCGCCCTTCTGCTGGCCGGCTTGGAGTTTCCGCTCTTTGGGGTGTGCGGTCGGCTTCTGCCCGGCTTGGCCAGCGCACAAATCGTGGCCGCGCTGGCCGCGCTGCCGGCCGCCGGGTTTGCCGTACTCCCGTTTGCCTTGCTCGCCGAGGTTATTGACCGCGATGCCAAACGATCCGGCTACCACCGGGAGGCGCTTTATTTCGGTGTGCAGGCGATCTTTCAGAAGAGTGCCATCGGGTTGTCGGTGGTTGCGTTTGCGTGGATTCAGGCCAACCATTACGGGCTTGTCCTGGTAAGTTTGCTGGCCGGCGTGGCCTGTGGCCTCGCCGGGGGCATTTATGGCTGGGCAACGTTGCGCCGTGCCCGCCTTTGA